One region of Chryseobacterium sp. C-71 genomic DNA includes:
- the kdpA gene encoding potassium-transporting ATPase subunit KdpA, which translates to MNTEILGVVAMFVITLLLAIPFGKYISKVFTGEKTFLDPVFKPVERFFYKISGIDPDHEMNWKQHLIALLTINFLWFFISMLVLMNMSWLPLNPDGNPGMSPDLAFNTTISFLVNCNLQHYSGETGLSYLGQIWLMFLQFVSAATGIAAAIVVFKAFREKTTEKLGNFYDYLLKSITRILLPLSFLMGLVLVFQGMPMTFEGKDKMITLEGKNMEVSTGPVAAFVPIKHIGTNGGGFFGVNSAHPLENPNYFTNMVEMVSQLIIPMAMVFAFGYFIRRNKFGYMIFGVMTIGFLLLAVPTVVMEMNGNPAISQMGIDQSLGAMEGKEIRFGSAASGFWSIVTTVISTGSVNSMHDSSMPLSGMTQMLAMMVNAFFGGDGVGILNIFIYIILAVFISGLMVGRTPEFMGKKIEAREMKIAMIIALLHPFLILVGAAIAAYFPAVGTSTLNNPGFHGFSEVLYEYTSSAANNGSGFEGLGDNNPFWNISTGIVLLVGRFLPIIGPVAIAGLLAQKKYIPEGEGTLKTDTSTFGLMTFAVIAIIAALSFFPALALGPIAEYFSLR; encoded by the coding sequence ATGAACACTGAAATTTTAGGCGTTGTAGCAATGTTTGTCATAACATTGCTGTTGGCGATACCTTTTGGAAAGTATATTTCAAAAGTATTCACAGGAGAAAAAACATTTCTGGATCCTGTTTTCAAACCCGTAGAAAGATTTTTCTACAAAATATCAGGAATCGATCCTGATCATGAAATGAACTGGAAACAGCATCTGATCGCACTTTTAACCATCAACTTTTTATGGTTTTTCATCAGTATGCTCGTTCTGATGAATATGAGCTGGCTTCCGCTCAATCCGGACGGAAATCCGGGTATGTCGCCGGATCTGGCATTTAATACAACAATTTCTTTCCTCGTCAATTGTAATTTACAGCATTATTCAGGTGAAACAGGATTAAGTTATCTCGGACAGATATGGCTGATGTTTCTTCAATTTGTTTCCGCTGCAACAGGGATCGCAGCAGCAATCGTTGTATTCAAAGCTTTCCGCGAAAAAACAACCGAAAAACTAGGTAATTTTTATGATTATTTGCTAAAATCAATCACAAGAATTTTGCTGCCTCTTTCATTCTTAATGGGTTTAGTATTGGTTTTTCAGGGAATGCCGATGACGTTTGAAGGAAAGGATAAGATGATTACGCTGGAAGGTAAAAATATGGAAGTTTCTACAGGACCTGTTGCTGCTTTTGTGCCTATAAAACATATAGGAACGAATGGCGGTGGATTTTTTGGAGTAAATTCAGCTCATCCGCTAGAAAACCCGAACTATTTTACCAATATGGTAGAAATGGTTTCACAGTTGATTATTCCAATGGCAATGGTTTTTGCTTTTGGTTATTTCATCAGAAGAAATAAATTTGGATACATGATTTTTGGAGTCATGACCATCGGATTTCTTTTACTTGCAGTTCCTACAGTTGTAATGGAAATGAACGGAAATCCTGCAATCAGCCAGATGGGAATTGATCAGTCACTCGGTGCAATGGAAGGAAAAGAAATCCGTTTTGGTTCTGCCGCTTCAGGATTCTGGAGTATTGTAACTACGGTTATTTCTACGGGTTCTGTGAACTCAATGCACGACAGTTCGATGCCGCTTTCCGGGATGACACAGATGCTTGCGATGATGGTTAACGCATTTTTTGGCGGTGACGGAGTAGGGATCTTAAATATATTCATCTACATCATTCTTGCAGTGTTCATCAGCGGATTGATGGTCGGCCGTACTCCGGAATTTATGGGCAAAAAGATTGAAGCCAGAGAAATGAAAATTGCGATGATCATTGCATTGCTTCATCCGTTTCTTATTTTGGTAGGTGCAGCAATAGCTGCTTATTTCCCCGCAGTCGGAACTTCTACACTCAATAATCCTGGATTCCACGGTTTCAGTGAAGTGCTTTACGAATATACATCTTCAGCAGCCAACAACGGAAGTGGTTTTGAAGGTCTGGGTGATAATAATCCTTTCTGGAATATTTCTACAGGAATTGTCTTGTTGGTCGGTCGTTTCTTACCGATTATCGGTCCTGTAGCAATTGCCGGATTACTGGCTCAGAAAAAATATATTCCTGAAGGAGAAGGAACGCTGAAAACAGATACTTCAACATTCGGACTGATGACTTTTGCAGTGATCGCAATTATTGCAGCATTATCATTCTTCCCGGCATTGGCATTGGGTCCAATTGCAGAATATTTTTCATTAAGATAA